The Betta splendens chromosome 24, fBetSpl5.4, whole genome shotgun sequence DNA window GAGGAGTTcgttttactttatttatagaAGACCACTAATATTTATAGGCATTTCCTATAATCTGTCTGTAGCTTGGTTAAAGCGTCGGTCTGTATGTTGGCTACCTTGTTGTCATAAAAGTTGTCTATGAGGGTGGTGAAGCGCCTCGCCTGGTCCCTCAGACTCCGCGTCAGCGCGGGAACGTGGCGGATGAACACGGTATCAAAGAGCCGCGCCATCTCCAGGTAGTCGCCGGCACCCAGGGGCTGGAAAAGCGCCGCACAGGTGACACAGTGGGGCATGTGAACCTGCTAATGCACACAGCTCCTTCATAAAGCGCTAGCTCCGGGCGCTAACCGCTACGAAGGCACCCTGTGAAAAAGGCTAAGACCGATGTCACTTTAGTGAATAGATAAAACCTCGTTTCGGCTTGTGGCCTTCATCAGGGTCTGGAACAGACCTAGTCCTTGGTTCTTTGCCATTCAGGATGATTGCTCTCAAAACTAATGTGGATGTGCCAACATTTGTCAGGAGGGGCCTTGAAGCACAGATGCCTGCAAAAGCTCACCGCCGTCCATCAAACCTGGGACTCCGCAAACACTGCAGATTACTGTACCCCGCTGCTTTATGTCAGGCGCAACAGGCTCAACTATTCACAGCACCGTCAATAGATTTGCTTTTTGACATTGAGCAGAGAAAGGGACCGAGTTGTGGGGAAGGTGATGTTGTTCGAGAGCAAGGGCTTAGACAATGAGTACAGAGAGGAGGGGCAATAAAGTGCTTTCAGTGAGCAGTTTTGATTATCGCCGAGTGGATTGTGTGTGTAGACTGTAcatatgtacatgtgtgtgtatatgaatatatataagAAACAACTTATCATTATTAGTTAAGAATaggtgattttgtttttgtgtaactgtttcaaaatgacaaaatgctGATGAAGCAGATGGAGCGGCAGAACACTCACGGTGCCGCAGAGCTCGTCAAAAGTACAGTCGGCCACGGAACCACAGGTCTTGCTCAGCGGCACATCTCTGCCCAGCACCGTGAGGAGTCGAGGACCCGTCGctatggaaacacacacacacacctgacaacATAAGTGATCCTCAGTCATATCATGTCACCGTTTTGTCACATTTATTAGAGTCATTACAATAAGTAGAAAGCCACAGCTTTGTCCGATTCTTATTAGGCTGTAAACAAAATGAAGACTGAAGCACCTCATGAATTCAGGCTTTAAactatattattaattatattaatttacAAATGGCCATAACCACGTAGTGTATTAACCTTTGACTTCCTTACCGCTCTTTTGTCTTACTGCCAGCTCCTCAAACAGCTCATCCAAGAAGGCTTCCACACCAGGCTCCCTggtgctgtcacacacacacacacacacacacacacacacacacacacacacacacacacacacacacacacacacaggcgatgATGAGGCACAGAAGAAATAATAGGATATAAAATTAATAACGCTGAAGTGGCCACATCAAACGGTGGCAGCAGGGAGAGCACAGGAGGGGGGTACTTAGCTTTTCACTCCATCAGTGGAAACAGGATGTTCGGCTCTAAACACAAGCATTAGCCGCTGAATGTACGTCCAAACGAGATAGCAAAGTGTGTCTGATTGTGtctgcgcgtgtttgtgttttaactcCGGCTAAAAGAGCGACGGGCTTTATTTACATACAGTGAAAAGACGAAAGCGCTTGAAAGCTCCAACACGGcgctgagcatcagcagtgtCATTCATGTCACACGTGTGTGTTCCCAACACTGCGATGGGGAAAATAGGAAACTGGCTTTTACAGCTCCACCATTTTCTCATATTCTTTTGATTCCTCTTTCATTCCTTTCATGGCTCTCTCAAGGTAATGCGTGTCTTTCAGAAACCTCCCGGCGCGGTTAGTGCCGGctacaacagagcagcagaggcgcCGGCGGCCGGGTGCGTGTCTTACAGGTAGTAGAGTCTGcccgcggcggcagcggcggccgcgTCCAGCCTCCGGTGGTCCACGCCGGCGTCCAGGCACACGGCGCAGCAGTGCTCCTGTGCAAATATAGAAGAGCACGGAAAGCAAGCATGACTATAATAATGATTATAATCTACACAAGTTTAACACTTTAACAAACAATATGCAGAAATAAGTAACAGGTAAATGAGCTCTGTAGCAGATTACACCAGTTCAGATTAGATATGGATTTGTGCTGAAAgttctatttattttatattgtatgaACTTAAAGCTAGTATAAAGTTATATATGCGTTTTAGTGTCATATATGAACCAGGACTTATCGTTTGTGTGAAATATGGTCAATGAGCAATAAGCAGCGACCACAGAAGGCAGCTGACATCCTCTCCTCCGGGGTTTATTGAGCTGATCTATTGTTCCCGCCGCCATTCAAGTGTGTTACAGCAAGGTTGAACCCACGACGCGGGGTTCAAACTTTTTCAGATAGTGTAAAACGTCAACAGGATTCATGTCAGGGAGTACGGCACAAACTATAATCATCATCTCCACCATTCtatcaaagaaaagaaaggaattGCATATCATCCCATCCAAGCCATCGCCTGGCTATTCAGCGACAGCTCGAGTAAATTATGAAATCAGTGAATTTCTGCCACTGGCCTCCTTAAGCTGCAGGATAATTAGTAATCATCACAAAGCAAGGGGACGGAAATACTCTATTCTTCTCCGCTGTCAACTTTTTATCTCCGTGTCCGCTCACACAAACGAGGTTCTCAGTCTGAGCCAATTGGCTGAATCAGTCTTAATAACAACCTGACAAAATCGCCCTCCCCTCCGCACAAAAGGGAGGTGTCATTTCATCAACCTGCGGTGACCCCACCAACGGGTAAATAGTCCCtccaaaaagaagaagaagaagaaaaaaaaaaccttgtcACTATCTCTGCTACATCATTAGAATCTCAGTTTGTCTTTTCTCCTGCCATCTTCTGCTCCCTCCCTTCACCAACCGTCTCTACCTTCGCTGAAGACGGCTGGTGCGCTCCTTGACGGAGGCGCGAGGTGCAAATAGGAGAGGCTAAAGACAAGGGGGACTGGAAACACAATCAGCCATGATGATTCCATTGGTTATTTATAATCAGATGAGTCTGAGGCCTGCGGGTCATTACTTGATTATCCGTCTTGAGGGGATTGTCAAGCTCTCACTCCTCCAAGATTTTATCTGCCTACACGTCGTGGTCTCGCCTCCCCCCTCCGACACCGAACTCCTCTCAGACTCCAAACGAGCCGGTCTACTTTGCAACTCTCAGCTGGGGTAAAAAACAATGGTACCGACTTAGTGGGCCCGATTCTTAGAACAAATAATGAATTGACGCTGAATAATGGTGCAATAACATGCGTTATGCGTGTTCAACTCAACTAAATGTGATGTCGTTTTTCCAGTATTTTCTACATTACATAATTTTTTTGGAGCTTAAGTAGGTGGTGATTTGTACAAGTGGCCACGAAAATTAGCCCTCGTCGCGGCCGACAACAGCACCGCGGCAAATTAGGACCTTCACCGCTTGCACGGGCGCATTCATGGGCTCGCGGGCGCCCGAGGGGAGGGAGCGAGATGACAGACGTGAGAATCAGAGTCTCTTTAGAGGAAAGTCATCCAAACACATGTAGCTCCAATCATGTCATTGTCCGAGCTGTCCGCTGCGCTCGCTGGACGCCCGTTTAGCATAAAAACAGAGTGGCTTTTCTTTGGGGCGCTGCCTCGACTCCCCTCTGCGCCCGCTCTCTCTACAACATATTTTTCTCTATCCTTCACTCCTCAAAAAGTTGCTTTTGAGTTTTTCAAAGAGCGCGGTGCCATTGAGCTGTAACAAAAGCCAAGGATAGCTGACTATTGGGCCCTGATGAGGTCCACTCCCTCATTacgcagcagcagaaaacatttgATGCTTTTTTTGTTTGGCCCGGAGAATTGACCAGGCCTCAAAGAAATACGGGGTGGGAAGGCTGAAAaagagacggggggggggggggggaaaggtTGTCGCTCATTCAGCCATGTGTGTCTTACAGGCTGGTGTGGAGGGACAGAAGAAAGGAGGgcgggagggatggaggggtcGAGAGAGACAGCgcgagagaagagagagaaagcttAAAACAGTGCCTTTATGCTGAAAAGTTCTGGACGACTCTTGTGACATCAAAGTGTTTTCGCGtactgaggagctgctgtgtgcgCCTGTGAGTGGGTGCGGGGGCGGAGGGGGGCGGCTCTGGTGATTTTATTCATTCTTGGGCAGTCAGGGGGGTACGTGACAATGTGAAcaccctaattacacctaatgaTCTATTCCCTTAAAGTGTGACCGCCTTGGGCCAGAGATGGTTTGTTCTGCGAGGTCGTTCTCACAACCTCCCCCTGCCTCGGCTGCTCCTCTTGGGGAAACATCTTTTGAGCCGGAGGCCCCACCTTTCCTGGTCCAGGACCCCACTCCCCCCCCGTCCTCCACCAAGCTGTGTTGAGGCCCTGAGCGGAGGCGCTGTGAGGCTGACGGCTGTGTTACCTCCACCTGGCCAACAGAGGCTCCAcatgctgggggggggggggggggggggggtggagcccCAGCCACCTGACAACCTGAACACGATGAGCCCCAACATAAACCCCCATGCGTGTTTCAACGTGTCCTTGTTTAAAGACCGACAGCTTGGTTGCACCCTTGATGTGCGAGGACTAATGTAAAACGCTGTAAATGACTGACTGCGGGTGTATTTCTGCCTTTTCAGCTTCGTGATTAGCGAGAAGAGGAAAGTTGAGTGTAAAACAAGCCGAGAGCACGAGGACTTTAAACATACATGGAGGTGAAGGGTGCTTCATTGCTCACACCTGACGCATAGgaacacatcattagaaacTGCAAGAGATGCTAATTGAATCAATTGAAAACCCGGCTATAGATACAGAGCCATTATTACTACTCCATGTTTGGAAAGGGGGAGGTTTGATTCATCGTGTATTGATTAGCGTTGATGCACTTATTAAGTGAGCTgctctgtcagtgtgtgcaTCGAGGGCATTCAAAGCTGTTACTTCCACTAAGGCACTGGTGAGTGAATGCAATCGGAGACAATGGCAATAATCAAACATCAACATCCATTTGATCTGAGCGGGCAGGATGCCAGCTCTTCACAGGCAGCACTCCTCACCAAGGTCCTCGCTGGAGGACTCCATCCCTGTCATTTCTCAGCTTTCCTTTTCTCCatcgcctctttttttttttttttttttttttcctaatcaCCAACCGCAAACGCGCAGCGCGCGGGGGGAGCGGTTCAAAAGACGtattaaaagcagcacagataCTCAAAGTTGCCTCAGGGTTGTTGTCGTGTTTTCCCCTCCGGCGCAACATTGGAAATAAAGTCACTATTCTGCTGCCTAAATGCAGAGACGTGACCTTGGGTGAGTAAAGCCAGTGAGCGGAGCGGGATGGTGATAGAATAAAGAGTGGGGATGGAGGGGTGGGGAAGGGATGGCTGATGAGGAGTGGAGTGGAGAGGCAAGAGTTCGGTGCGTACAATGTGCAGTGTCCATTAAAAAAAGCCCTTAAACCCTGGGCTTTGCCATAgctacaaacaaaaacaggcctACAGCAGTGAATAGAGCCCCTGATGGAGCctacagagaggaggaaacaggtaaaaaaaaaaaacagcgaggctttttctttcttctgaaTTCGGACCTTTAAGGTTTTTGCACGCTGACCGGTGGATCTGCAAACATGCCCGCTTCAAATTCGGAGTTTCCgtgttttgatttgtttccGCCAACTGATTTGAGGAGGTCGGGGTCCCAACTAATCAGAAGTCAATGGTTAAATAAAGACGTTAACCAAGGTGCGGGATTAACctccaccacagcagctcaggtggaGGGGACCAGAGGTCGGAGGCTACTTTCACTTTTTAACACCCTCATTCACTCCCTCGCCGGCTttagacacacactcaggcgCACATGCACGGGGCGAGCGGCGCCGGGGAGAGGAAAACCCACACGGCCGCTCCGCGCCGGCATTAATTCAATCTATTAGGGGTCAGCTAGTTAGCAGCGTGACCCCTCCGGAGCACGCTTTAGCGCCGCGGAGCGAGCGGCTATAGAGGAATGGCCTCGCGCCCCCGAGGAGCAGCCTCCGACCCCCCGAGAACCAGATGGCCTCACAAAGAGGAACACGGGAGCCTGAAAGAGAGGATGTAGCGCGGGGCTAGAGAGGGACAACGGGGCCGAGGGTGGATTAGAGAGGGCAGGGGTGGGAGAGTgacctgaaccccccccccacacacacacacatctggagaGCATTTGTTTGAAGATGCAGAGGAATTCTGATAACCCTTAGATCATAATGACCAACACACCGGTTCATTCATTAGTAACAGGATCAGTTTTGGGCAAATTCTAACCCCAAAACTACAGATTACGTACATTATGAGACTAAATGCCAATAAAAAGTGCAAGAATGCTGCCGGACTCTGTTGCAAAATGCATGACAAGAAATGAATATGCAAGTATTTATGGTCATGATCACTCCAAACACATCAATGATCGTCTGAGGATAATGGCGCCGGCTGCTTAAATTGCAAAGTAGATATTTTGCTGGAAACGCCGCTCTCTCCGCTCGCGTGCTCCCCTCTACAGCCCGGGCCGGTCACCGGCGCCTCCCGCTCGCGCTACCTgcgctgcctccgtctctctcgCCGGCTCGTTCTCGCTCTCCCGCCTGCGAGCGCTTTTCGCTGGTATGATCAAAGGCAGCTTTGTGACACCGTGCGAGGCACCCAGGAAGCAGGAAACATCAAACCACTAGGGAGCAACTTGCAAAAAAAAGGACGGACAGTGGGACGGAGGCGCacatgccagtgtgtgtgtgtgtgtgtgtgtgtgtgtgtgtgtgtgataaacaaatgaataaattatcAAGACAAGAGCGAGGGATGACTTTGTCTCTACCTTCAGCACGGCGATGAAAGGTAGGAAGGTGTCCCTCTGAAGTCCGTTTTTGTACAGATctgaaagaggagggagggccTGTATTAGAGCTGCTGTTTAGCCTCCTAATAATGTCATTCCCCCACCACAGATTGGCACATAAAGTGGCTATTGATGAACTGAAGGATGGGTGGGGAGGCACGACAAAAGGACTGGGACCAGGGGAGAAAAATGGATTTCTGCACCGGCAGCGGCAGCAACATAAAATTCATTACATTCCCAAACAATGGTGGCGAGAGAAAGGACCGTCGCCTTTTCAGCGCGGACAATGTCCGCAGCAGCGCGCTGAATGGAGGTTTCAATTAGCTCGGCTGGAACAAATTACATCTGAAGTAGCATCCCTGATAGACAGATAAAACAGATAGGGATCCACGCGCAAACAGGGACAagggcgcgcacacacacgtgcacgcacacacgcacgcacacacgcacacacacacacacacacacaaacaagcgctCGCTGTTGATGTTGGGGCTAAAGCTCCGTACAGTCGCCCCCCGCGCACCCAGAAACACCTACGCACCGGAGCCGCAGCCTCCTCGGAGGCCGACAGCATTCTCGTTTCTGCAAGTCGAGTTTGAGGCGACGACCGGCAGCTGGTGAAGTTCACCCCCCCCCATAGCGAGCAGGACACTACACAGATGCTGCTGTCAATGCAAGTGATGTGGTGGATGTGGAAGTGGATGATCCATGTTTATTCCCCAATCTCATTAAAGTCCATCAGTATAGAAAAACAACTAAATGCTACGCTAGCAATTCTAGTACCCCCTCCCCTTTAAATTTATTCTCCGAGCACATCTCAGGCTTTTTGATACCAGCATCTCCACATCAATAAAGATGGAAAATGTATGCTTTTCATGTCCAGTTGTCTCTTATGGCTTTCAGTGTTCCATTAACCATGTAATTAATACCAAGCAGTTTTGGCGCTTTGTTCTTAATAGCTAGTAAATAACGGAGATGCGTGTCTTTGTCTCCGAGAGCCGTCTTGCTGCCATCCACTTCGAACCCACTCGAGCGTTTTGAGGCATCAACATCTTCCCGGAGAAAGACGTCAGAGACCGCGTCGCGCATTCATCGCCGCCTTGATCACCATCCTTCCTCGTTCTCCCGCTAGCCTTGCTCCGCTGCCAGCAAATGCAACATCAAAGGCTGTTTAAAGGTTGTGTCATGCCTCTAAAAGTGAGAGCTTGTACCAAATGTTCGTCGCCTTTTTCTCTGCTTAATTGCCGCGCACAAAGGGAGCAGTCGCTGCGGTTTTTGTGAAGCTCAATTGATTCTTGTCGAGTGAATGACACGAATCTATGTGAAGTAAGTGACGAGTCTGTGGGTGGAGGAGCGCTCCTCGCCTCCAGTCGGAGGGAACGCGGCGTTCGCCGAGCGGTTCCGTGGACCTTCACGGCCGCTGCCACAAACTCTTTGAGCATCGGGACAGGTTTCAATTCAACAGAAACTGGATTAACCCTCAGATAGTGAGCTAGTGCTGGAAAAGAGTGATTATTTCATACAACAGTGTAAATGGCTGACATGAAGGTTCATTCAACAGCTGTTAACAGATCTGAACACTTGGTACTGTACAGTTTCCAGGACCTGTGTTGAGTATAATAATGTGACTTATCCAAGGCTGACTGTCGTACCGTCAGGGCGTCGGTTGGACGTGGCCACGACCACCACTCCGGCCTCGAACAGCGTCTGAAACAGCTGCTTCAGGATCATGGCGTCAGCAACATCTGTCACCTGATTGTAAAGAGTCAGAGGAGAGGAAGTTCATCACAGGGTGTAGTTTACCTTTCCTtgttagacgtgtgtgtgtgtgtgtgtgtgtgtgtgtgtgcgcctgcccTCCTTGTTGCCCAGCGTTCAGGTTTGCTCATTCAGCCCTCCGTTCACACGCGCACACCCACACCTAAACCACTTGAAATGACTGCAAATGGTCACAAAGCGTTTTCTGACAAGGAGCGGAGGCAAGGCAGCGGATCCGGGTTAATCACACGAGCCGATCGCAGGCGAGAAAACAagaggaagcaaaaaaaaaaaaaaaaagaagagagaatAATGAAAATGGAGCAATGAGAATCCAGACTGGGGTCACGGCGGGAGGCAACGCTTCCATCCAAGATGTCCATATAAAGGCACAGAGAGGCGAGTGCGTTGTATGAACCAGAAACAAGGCTTCACAAGGTTGTAATGCATTAATCCAATTCGCTGCCCGCTTTTTCATCTACATCATTTCCATGAGTCTACAATAAACAAAGGTCGATGACAACACTGCAGCAAGGACGTTTATGAGTCGCTGGCTGTTAAATGAAGAGCTTTGACCTTTCTATTAGTAATCTAGTGCTCTCACTTTGGTCTTAttctctcatctctctcactCCCTTTCACCCCGGTTGTTCTTTTGAACATCCGCGGAGGGAGAAATCGGGGGCCGCGCGGCCGCCGATGCGGCGCGTACTGTATGTAACGCGGCTAATTAAGCATGTGGCGGACCCACAAAAGACGAGCGCCGTGAAAGGGAACCAACGCTCCCTTTCCTCTCGCTCAAGGCCAGCGGTTTGATGACAATGAGCGTTCATATCCAACATCTGTCGATATTACATCCAGATCGACTCACCATCCAAAGGCGGTAATAGAGGTTTATTCGTTAGCGGGGAGCCTTAAACAATTAGCATGTCTCGAATAAGAGAGACATCTTTCCAGTCGCGCACGTGTTCCGCCCTCTCCTCTCACAGCCTCTTACCTACTTCTCAGGATATAACAGGCACTTCTGATGACCGCAGCCACAGCATATGCCTTCTTTCATTCTCTGGAGAGTCTTCTGCTTTTGCATATTAGCCCCACTGCCCTCGCCAATACTTGATTAACATTTGTGTTAAAGCCTTGATTTCGCTAAGGAGAGGTGGCTCGGGGCATCGAAttagcccgtgtgtgtgtgtgcgtgtgtgtgtgtgtaatgagaatCAACAGAAAGCCaaggctctgtctgtgtgtctccgAGTGGGCCCCCGTTTCCTCCGACCGCaggattttattttcatttcaaaagAATCATTTAAAAATGACCTTTTATACAACCTGGATTTGTTTATTCATGTGCCCTCAACACGGGCATAGTGTGAGGGGCAATATTGATTGCTGAATGAGCAGGGGGAGAGAATGGGCACCCACCGCATGAGAAAAGGTGGAGGAGAGCGATGCCGCACTTGTGGAGCACAAAAGTAAtgccgccgtcgccgtcggCCAATGCAGATATTTAAATGAGCATCCAATTACTCAAGCGGCTGTCAGTTTACGGCGACGCACGCCGGTGCCAAATTAAAGCCCTTTTGATGTTACACCTCTTTATGCACACAACCTAGGAGCAATTTCGGGGGCTGCACGGTGACCGAGGCCTGAGACAATGGCGCTCAAGCGTTTTCTTCTCACTCGTCTTCGCGGCGCCCTCTCTCCCCATCTTTCCATCTTGGACCTCTCAATGGCGAGTATTCATTAGAGGaggcgagtgtgtgtggggggtgtaAAAGGAGGGAAGCGGGCTACAAATTACTGATAATGGCATGGCGCTAATGAAGAGAATGGAGAAATGTCATTAGCATTTAAGAGGATAAGATCCATCTGACCCGCCGCCGCCAGTCGCTTTCTAGCTCCACTCACTTAAGGAAGCAGGAGAGTGCGACTGATACCCGGGACCTCATTTGCATGGCTGagtggaggaggatgctgaTTGGTATAGGCCCCCTCCGCCCCCGACTCTCCCGGCCCTGCAACCCCTTGTTTATGCATCACAAACAACGCGCACATGCCGGCTTGTTTCCCCCCTCGCTCCATTCACCGGTAGCAACAGTCGACAGGCGCGAACAGCAGAGCTGGCGACGgccaacaaaacaaatcaatgaggATCCGCAAACAGCGCAGCAGTTTAAAATGTGAAAGACGGGAGGATGAAAGGAGCAGCTCTTGATCCTCACAGATGCATAGAGAGTGATTAGAGGAAGCAGGCACACCTTCTGTGACCCATGACCTGCTGGCAGTGAGAGGAAAAGCACGGTGCTGCTCACAGATGTGCCTGCTGCTAATGATAGAGATGCTGCATTCTAGGTGTTTAAATCTGTATTTGCTCCCAAACCATTACAACTAAGAATCAGGAGCTGTGATCACTTACTTAACTGAAAGTGGTACTTTGGAGGTACTGACTACCTCAATACAATCTTACTCTTCTACACAGTATAATGATAGAATCTTTAATTCCTTCTGGAAGTCATGTCAGAAGTACAATTCTCCAAATGGCCACTAGGTGTCCCCAGTCCTGTTTTAGTGGCGATACTAATAGGACAAGCATCTACAAGAAAGACACCAGATGGGACCAAACGCTGCTACTGAGATCAGATCAACGATCTAATACTATGACTCTGTTGATTATATGGCAGACGTTGTATAGAAATTGACCAAGCAGTTAGCAAACATTAGACGATTAGACCAGTTGGCCATCGGAGGGAAGAAAATTCATACTGGTTTATCTggcacagtacagtaacagaGTAGGTGTTAAACACAACAGTTTAATTATGGTCAGTCTTTTCTTCCACAATCAACACTTGAAATACTCCCATCGAACACcgatatatgatatgatatacCAACATGTCTGCATGACATATAACAATGCTGCATGTATGATAAATAGCATCAGAACCAACACGTACACTGAAAAGCTCATGGTACTTTCTATAAGACATATAAGCTCACCTGAAATTCATCAAAACACAAAAGGCATGTTTCTTCGCTTATCTCCATGGCAACTGGTGATATGGGGTCATAGATGAGCATTTTCCCTAGCCTTCGTTTTGGCAGGCTTTGTTTCCTCCGATGGATCCCTTTAAGCAGTACACAAATGTCAGGCACATCTTAAAGCACACCTG harbors:
- the afg1lb gene encoding lactation elevated protein 1 homolog B isoform X3: MSSTRRNTPTPTATALLPRVTAGGREAQTREEPTPPLPPPPKGFYIHGNVGTGKTMLMDLFYSCVENTPKQRVHFNAFMLDIHKRIHRRKQSLPKRRLGKMLIYDPISPVAMEISEETCLLCFDEFQVTDVADAMILKQLFQTLFEAGVVVVATSNRRPDDLYKNGLQRDTFLPFIAVLKEHCCAVCLDAGVDHRRLDAAAAAAAGRLYYLTREPGVEAFLDELFEELAVRQKSATGPRLLTVLGRDVPLSKTCGSVADCTFDELCGTPLGAGDYLEMARLFDTVFIRHVPALTRSLRDQARRFTTLIDNFYDNKVRVVLLAEAPLDRLFVQSGGEDERDRQLLDDLGLSEEAAEHLTLFTAEEEAFAFQRTISRLMEMQTESYWTAGDRSHSREHMNA